The DNA sequence GTCAAGGGGCGGTACGGGTATGAGGTTGAAGACGGCGAGCCCGACGTTCAGGAATATGCTCATCTCCACCATGAGAAACAGCGGCCTCGATACGGGTCCTCCCAGCGGGTCCCCGGCGGCGACGAAGAGCTTGTAGACGCCTGCGAAGAGGGCGGCGAGAAAGAGGTTCGTCACCGGTCCGGCAAGGGCCACCCACATCATGGCCCGGCCGGGGTCGCGGAAGTTTCTCGGGTTCACCGGCACGGGCTTGGCCCAGCCGAACATGCCGGAGAGGAATATGGCGAGCGTGCCCACCGGGTCGAGGTGCCTTATGGGGTTGAGCGTTACGCGGCCGAGCATGCGGGCCGTGTGGTCGCCGAGCCGGTCGGCCGCCCATGCGTGGGCGCTCTCGTGGACCGAGAGGGCGAGAAGTATGGGAGGAGCCATTATGATG is a window from the Deltaproteobacteria bacterium genome containing:
- a CDS encoding site-2 protease family protein, producing MFEDILLRTIIMAPPILLALSVHESAHAWAADRLGDHTARMLGRVTLNPIRHLDPVGTLAIFLSGMFGWAKPVPVNPRNFRDPGRAMMWVALAGPVTNLFLAALFAGVYKLFVAAGDPLGGPVSRPLFLMVEMSIFLNVGLAVFNLIPVPPLDGSKVLANLLPSDKALTYLRIEPYGFMILLVLIFTGVIHSVMSPIVYLTVGLLMGGVF